The Labrus mixtus chromosome 16, fLabMix1.1, whole genome shotgun sequence genome window below encodes:
- the si:ch211-264f5.6 gene encoding carcinoembryonic antigen-related cell adhesion molecule 6 isoform X1: MDMFAYKSLLFLLSFIGCRAGKPILPEGPVDAVLGKNVTLKTLVDNPTYNVIIWNFEGNNIITLYPESLTVSDLYKGRVSINRTNGYLTLSSVKSEDSGDYTITILSTTTETDQIKLRVLEPVTTVAIKSNVPKAVEHNSTVVLTCSAKGSFVKFTWLNGTAKIVADGIRITRKDEELSTMLTIRGVLRSDLIGPIVCTAGNKLEVEKSAPFNLPVYFGPDKVTITPPMVPKYVLTGSNLNLSCAAVSSPPAAFTWYHGKKMIENPGPVLTLAKIEKLGLGKKAGEYTCAAQNSETGRFVASPAVSFTMLEPVVGVKITGPSGTLTAGNSTANISCQAKSGSDKTLTWTKNGKPLTASSRVVFSSDMTSVMIKPLQKEDNGEIMCMVSNPVSKEVASHKMVVNYGPEPVTVTGVNAVEVNEPVTLTCSAASVPAANFTWKFNGTMTAVKTAQYAIEKAVYKSTGTYTCEATNAVTGKTMKANHILSVTEEGALDDGLSDGAIAGIVIAVLIALGAAIGVIMYCRQKVPVFSVSSVESPY, from the exons ATGGATATGTTCGCCTATAAATCGcttctctttctgctctcttttaTCG GATGCCGTGCGGGAAAGCCGATACTGCCGGAGGGTCCGGTGGATGCCGTTTTGGGGAAAAATGTGACTCTAAAAACGCTGGTTGATAATCCGACCTATAATGTTATAATATGGAATTTCGAAGGAAACAACATCATCACCTTGTATCCGGAATCGCTGACAGTGAGCGACTTGTACAAGGGAAGGGTGTCGATTAACCGGACCAATGGTTACCTGACCCTGTCATCCGTCAAGTCGGAGGACAGCGGTGATTACACCATCACCATACTATCAACTACGACGGAAACCGACCAGATCAAGCTCCGAGTCCTGG AGCCCGTGACCACTGTGGCCATCAAGTCCAACGTGCCCAAGGCCGTAGAGCACAACAGCACCGTGGTTCTGACCTGCTCGGCTAAAGGCTCCTTCGTCAAGTTCACCTGGCTCAACGGCACGGCGAAAATAGTGGCCGACGGCATTCGGATTACAAGAAAAGAT GAGGAGCTGTCCACTATGCTCACCATCAGAGGTGTTCTCAGGTCAGACCTCATTGGTCCCATCGTCTGCACAGCCGGCAACAAACTGGAGGTCGAGAAGAGTGCCCCCTTCAACCTCCCTGTCTACT TCGGACCAGATAAAGTCACCATCACTCCTCCGATGGTTCCCAAATACGTCTTGACCGGCTCCAACCTCAACCTGTCCTGTGCAGCCGTCTCCAGCCCGCCCGCCGCCTTCACCTGGTACCATGGCAAGAAGATGATTGAGAACCCAGGGCCCGTCCTGACACTGGCAAAGATAGAGAAACTTGGATTAGGAAAGAAAGCTGGGGAGTACACGTGCGCAGCCCAAAACTCTGAAACAGGACGCTTCGTCGCTTCTCCTGCAGTGTCCTTCACTATGTTGG AGCCCGTCGTGGGTGTTAAAATCACCGGTCCATCTGGAACCCTCACTGCCGGCAACAGCACTGCCAACATCAGCTGCCAGGCGAAGTCAGGCAGCGATAAGACCCTGACCTGGACCAAAAACGGCAAACCACTGACCGCCAGCTCCCGCGTGGTGTTCTCCAGCGACATGACCTCGGTGAtgatcaaacctctgcagaaaGAGGACAACGGAGAGATCATGTGTATGGTCAGCAACCCGGTCAGCAAAGAAGTCGCCTCCCACAAGATGGTCGTCAACT ACGGTCCTGAACCGGTGACGGTGACAGGTGTTAATGCGGTCGAGGTGAACGAACCTGTGACGCTAACATGCTCAGCTGCCTCCGTCCCCGCCGCCAACTTCACCTGGAAGTTTAACGGCACAATGACCGCGGTTAAGACGGCCCAGTATGCCATCGAGAAGGCCGTCTACAAAAGCACTGGAACATACACATGCGAGGCGACCAACGCTGTCACAGGCAAGACCATGAAGGCCAACCACATTCTGTCCGTCACAG agg
- the si:ch211-264f5.6 gene encoding carcinoembryonic antigen-related cell adhesion molecule 6 isoform X2 → MDMFAYKSLLFLLSFIGCRAGKPILPEGPVDAVLGKNVTLKTLVDNPTYNVIIWNFEGNNIITLYPESLTVSDLYKGRVSINRTNGYLTLSSVKSEDSGDYTITILSTTTETDQIKLRVLEPVTTVAIKSNVPKAVEHNSTVVLTCSAKGSFVKFTWLNGTAKIVADGIRITRKDEELSTMLTIRGVLRSDLIGPIVCTAGNKLEVEKSAPFNLPVYFGPDKVTITPPMVPKYVLTGSNLNLSCAAVSSPPAAFTWYHGKKMIENPGPVLTLAKIEKLGLGKKAGEYTCAAQNSETGRFVASPAVSFTMLEPVVGVKITGPSGTLTAGNSTANISCQAKSGSDKTLTWTKNGKPLTASSRVVFSSDMTSVMIKPLQKEDNGEIMCMVSNPVSKEVASHKMVVNYGPEPVTVTGVNAVEVNEPVTLTCSAASVPAANFTWKFNGTMTAVKTAQYAIEKAVYKSTGTYTCEATNAVTGKTMKANHILSVTEEGALDDGLSDGAIAGIVIAVLIALGAAIGVIMYCRQKVPVESPY, encoded by the exons ATGGATATGTTCGCCTATAAATCGcttctctttctgctctcttttaTCG GATGCCGTGCGGGAAAGCCGATACTGCCGGAGGGTCCGGTGGATGCCGTTTTGGGGAAAAATGTGACTCTAAAAACGCTGGTTGATAATCCGACCTATAATGTTATAATATGGAATTTCGAAGGAAACAACATCATCACCTTGTATCCGGAATCGCTGACAGTGAGCGACTTGTACAAGGGAAGGGTGTCGATTAACCGGACCAATGGTTACCTGACCCTGTCATCCGTCAAGTCGGAGGACAGCGGTGATTACACCATCACCATACTATCAACTACGACGGAAACCGACCAGATCAAGCTCCGAGTCCTGG AGCCCGTGACCACTGTGGCCATCAAGTCCAACGTGCCCAAGGCCGTAGAGCACAACAGCACCGTGGTTCTGACCTGCTCGGCTAAAGGCTCCTTCGTCAAGTTCACCTGGCTCAACGGCACGGCGAAAATAGTGGCCGACGGCATTCGGATTACAAGAAAAGAT GAGGAGCTGTCCACTATGCTCACCATCAGAGGTGTTCTCAGGTCAGACCTCATTGGTCCCATCGTCTGCACAGCCGGCAACAAACTGGAGGTCGAGAAGAGTGCCCCCTTCAACCTCCCTGTCTACT TCGGACCAGATAAAGTCACCATCACTCCTCCGATGGTTCCCAAATACGTCTTGACCGGCTCCAACCTCAACCTGTCCTGTGCAGCCGTCTCCAGCCCGCCCGCCGCCTTCACCTGGTACCATGGCAAGAAGATGATTGAGAACCCAGGGCCCGTCCTGACACTGGCAAAGATAGAGAAACTTGGATTAGGAAAGAAAGCTGGGGAGTACACGTGCGCAGCCCAAAACTCTGAAACAGGACGCTTCGTCGCTTCTCCTGCAGTGTCCTTCACTATGTTGG AGCCCGTCGTGGGTGTTAAAATCACCGGTCCATCTGGAACCCTCACTGCCGGCAACAGCACTGCCAACATCAGCTGCCAGGCGAAGTCAGGCAGCGATAAGACCCTGACCTGGACCAAAAACGGCAAACCACTGACCGCCAGCTCCCGCGTGGTGTTCTCCAGCGACATGACCTCGGTGAtgatcaaacctctgcagaaaGAGGACAACGGAGAGATCATGTGTATGGTCAGCAACCCGGTCAGCAAAGAAGTCGCCTCCCACAAGATGGTCGTCAACT ACGGTCCTGAACCGGTGACGGTGACAGGTGTTAATGCGGTCGAGGTGAACGAACCTGTGACGCTAACATGCTCAGCTGCCTCCGTCCCCGCCGCCAACTTCACCTGGAAGTTTAACGGCACAATGACCGCGGTTAAGACGGCCCAGTATGCCATCGAGAAGGCCGTCTACAAAAGCACTGGAACATACACATGCGAGGCGACCAACGCTGTCACAGGCAAGACCATGAAGGCCAACCACATTCTGTCCGTCACAG agg